The following is a genomic window from Ptiloglossa arizonensis isolate GNS036 chromosome 11, iyPtiAriz1_principal, whole genome shotgun sequence.
AggacgagcatcagaattacctCTGTTACCTACTAGCACACTGAAACCTAGCTCGCCCTTATTGCACAAGGAATTGCCACCAGCGATTGTGATAAAACAAGGTCCTGTAGACAAACGAGAGAAAGCCAGAGACAGAAAGGATAAAGGAACTTCTAgagaagaaatattgaaaaaggtTAACGCCTTAATGGATGACCTTGCCGTGCATACTAACACACAGGACGCAATAACAGCTTTTCAAGATCTTAAGATACCCGAACGATTTTTACGTCATGCAGTTTATACATTGTATTCAAATACATTAGACCGCGGAGACATGGAGCGCGAACTCGCAGCCAAGCTTGTAGTTGAGTTGGAAAAAGCAGAAGCATTTACTGTACAGCAAATGCTAGAAGGATGGAAAGAACTAGTATCCAATATACCAGAAAAAGAGAGTACTGTGCCTTGTGTAGCATCTCATGTTGCCTTCCTAACAGCCAAGGCTATTGTGGATAATTTAATTCAGTTAACAGATCTTGTTGCTGTGACAGAAAACGGCCAGCATCATCCATTGTTTTTGCTCACTCTTCAGCAGTTGCATAAAAGCCAAGGCAAAGCAAGACTCACACAGATATTTAACGAGAGTAAGGTGAATCTTATCAGCCAACTTCCCGAAGCAGACAAAACAAAGGAGAGATTAGCGGAAATTTTAGAGGACAGAGAATTGACCTTCCTTTATCCGCTTCTTAAGATCCAAGGAGATATATGGCGTCAATTAGAATATGACCCGAACCCTAATACTCTTTACAAATGGATCAAAGAAAAGTTAGAACCTTCGCATCATTCTGATTCAGAGTTCATTAACGCTTTAATGAACGTTCTTCTCAAGTACATTACACAGgttagtgcgcaaaattttataaCTATTATTGTCTGTTATCATTATCACCTATTCATAAACATTTAATAATACTTTAACTGTTTTATGTGTTTTGCTTATTATTAACatatgtattattttcaattacacgaACATCagtattttgttaaaatattgaagttcatttcttttttctttaaatttctattgcttaacttcaacagATTTGTTTCTGTATTTTTAATAACCAGCGTTTTTGTATTTATAACAACAGGAAACAATACTGGCACCTGGCGTTGACCCATCTAACGTAGGCAAAGCAGTGATAGATAAGGAAAAGGCATTACTGGATAAATATGCACGCTTGATGCGCTTACTCTTTGTCGATATAGAGTCTCAAGTAACAGCTCTCCATGCGCTTCAAGCATTTTGGTTCTCGCACAATTTTCCAAAAGGGATGCTGCTGCGATGGTTCGACGGACTTTATCGATTGGAAGTGATCGAAGAAGATGCCTATTTCAAGTGGAAGGAATGTGTTACTGACGCTTATCCAGGCAAGGGCAAGGCATTGTTTGAGGTAAATAAAAtggatttatttaataattcgagtatttaaagatttgtataaacgtataaaattaatatattttttattaatttttttttatcagttCGTTACATATATGTGGTGTAGTCCATTCAATTATCATTTTATATAACAAGCAATGAAATAAAATCGAGTAATTAATTCATAATATTTAAATGGTGTAGGTCAATGGTTGGTTAACGTGGTTAGATAACGCGTCTACAGAAGAAGAAAGTGATGATcataacgacgacgacgaaagcaACAAAAATGACAGAATGCAAAAGCTCTGAGAAGGATGCTTTCTTCAAGCTACACTATAATTTGGAATAGGGTTTTACTATCTATATTGCTGAACCAGGCGGTTTCAGTTTACTAATTGAGTTGTCTCCATCCAATGCCACAAACATCTTGTTAGTCTGTGTCAAACCCTCGCCGAAACAAAGAGGATTTTACAATCACGTCCAAAAAGAAAATGGATAGTTCGCGGCTCTCGAGTGGTTTGCGGCAGACTTTATAAAGCAAGAAGTTTTAGAATGTTTTTAGATAATTGAATATTGATATGATTTTTAATCATATTGGGCCAGCAGATATCAACCTATACGCCGCTGTATGAACATCGGTGCAGAAACAAGCAAGAAAAATTAGTCTGGTGATTTGTGTTGTCAAAGTTTTTGTCTAGTATTGTGCATGTGTCACGTTTTGTAAGTCTTTTTGTCCGCGGCACCAGTGAGTCGCTTGTTATCTCTGTGTACCAGCTTTTACATTTATTATGAggaattattattatctattattattaactattattattattactattatataaTTGATCACAACAATCGAATTGCATCTTACCTtcctaaagaaaaagaaaaaaaaaggaatcgatCAGGAAACAGGACTGACTCGGTAGTATAAGATGTGAAGTGTGATTATTGAATtctctttgaagctaaaatgaaTTTGTAGATCTTGAAATGAACGCTGAGGTAAAGCTCTTACACCAATCAACCAAATACCATTTTGCCCATGTACCTACTTGCTGCTCCATTAATTCTAACGATTATACTAATCAGTTGTCGTTGATTAACAACCAGCAGCCAACATCACAGTTCACTTAACGTAACATAATGAAAGAAATTAGTGACACGACTAAatcgtatttaaaataaacataccatggTGTAATTTATTACAGATGGCCCCCTGGTTGTTCTGTCAATGACCAACCACCTTTACCTTCATCTCCTGCCTGTATGACATGATCTTTATTAGTGCGTAAACCTTCAGACCGACACGATGCCATAAGTTCGCCTAAAAAGTTAGTGCAATATCGCAGCTTTCGTGATCGGCGAAGAAGcagagatttttttttctcatttagGGATGATTCATCAGTTGTCGTGTATATTTTCACTTCCATAGGTTTCAATTGAGTATCTTGTTAAGCTTGTACGTATCACGTTATATACACTGAACATAAATATAAGAATTTGGatacatttttcattgtttGTGGATAATCTGCTTCAGTATgatgtatatattattattgtgattataattattattgtcaCATCACTTTCTAATATCTGTTGCCGGACTGAAGTGTTAAAATTAGACTGCATTTTTTCATCTAATAGGTGGTTTGAAATCAGAGCGTCATCAGTCCAATTATTTATGTACAACGATCATTTTCAAATCTGGTTTTCTCTTTAATATACATTTACTTCAGATACACATCATTCATAAATTGTAGTGactacaaattaaaaaaaaaaaaaaaaaaaaacaaaaaaaaaacaaaaaaaaaagcaaaaaaaaactaaaagaaTGGAAAATCTTTTTCTTGAgtttatcgaatcgaaaattatatttctgaTAAATTGATAAGTTGAATCATACGTGTTCAATGTGTATTCATATCTTTGTTTTATCATACTCTCGAAGGTAATGACCTGATCCCCGCTGCggagaatttaatattaatttgaaaatattctttgtacgtGGAATACATTTATAGTGACATTAGTGTAATATTTAATGGGTATTTGTGGTATACTTACGTGTTTTGCTCGTTgcctttttattataaaaagaaaagaaaaaaaaaacatacgtaAACGATAATTTAGCCACGGTATTTAGCGAACGAATATGTCGGTCGATATTCCAATTTTTCATCCGCAATGTCACATGCGATATTGTACTTCaactttgttaatttattttctcacgtattaattataaatttaattgaaaagaaaggaaaacgaaTACGAATCATGTATAATATCGTCAGTATTATTTCTCACGTAACGGACTACATTATAATCGTTTTTAATTGATCATAGACATTAAAACTGATAAAATATCTTTTATCTTTatcaataaaaatttgttcctaGGATTATCatctttacaattttgtgtcTCATTGTTTTTTCTCACCAGTCACCGTTGGTTGTTTTGGAAGATTATAAACGGAAATCAGtcgacaattttttatttctcactGAATGTATACCTAACTTGTTTTCGCGAAACTATAAATTCTCTTATTCGTTTTGCGATACATTAGTCACATCATACAGTTTCATAACATTTTTACACAAACCCTCTAAAGTGTCAGCACAGTACTTGATCATCTAACGTCATTTTCACGCTCTGTGACGTGAATTCATATAATGTATTACAATGTTTATATCTTTTTAGTAACATAAGAATTTCAGTTTATCAATGCTAAACTAACATACTTCACTTTAAAAATTAACTTCATACTCAGGGTGATTCATTAAAATCTATAATCTGAAACAATTGGTTATATAAtggttttaaaaaaaatatgcgAAGGAAGTTTTACCTACCGATGACCGAAAATGTTTAAATCGCACTACATATTTCTTTtgcatggtttcacaaccgatGAAAACAATTCGATGATATGTTATACTGTCACCTTGAAGTGACGACATTTCTAAGGACGACAGAAAAATGTAACAACTCGAAACAGTACTGTCTATCGTACTACAATGTAACAAACGATCTATAGTTTCGAATTTTTTGTGTCCTCGGAGTTAGTTATTTCAAGGTCAAATCATCGCATTCGTCGTTTCATCGACTACAAAACTATATTTAAAAAGCAAAATATATACTGCCATTTAACATTTTCTAAGCCATTTtaagattttcgaaaatataagaTGTTCGACAAAATTAAGGATTTTTATTCAACAGTGCCCCCCAAACACATTCAATATCGCTCTAtgcattgtttttcttttctcctgaAGTCAACAGGTATAATGTTATTTCAGATGACAGTTTCTAGTGAGTTACCCTATAATCATCGATataaagtattttttaaatatccttTCATCGGAAATATTCGATCGTCTACTATATAAATCGAAGGATATGTATTTAAACGATTATTCAAAATTAACATTCCGACTTTGATCTATATCatttaaacaaaaaagaaacagcAACACATGTAACAGCGACGCTTCGTTAATCTGGCGCCGTCGACTGACTTTATGTAATTTGAATAGTACATAGTACGCGTGAGAAAGAGCATGATCAGAAAACACGATGCATATAGTAGTACGTTAGAGAGCTTTGTTTAATCCGGCTTATTGGGAGATgatttacgatcgaaaaattttcaTCCATCGTTGATGGATCGATTGTTCGTGGAAAGTATCATTTTGATTGTAAgaacaacaataataacaatgtaACAAACGATATAttgtttaaatttcgaaatatgGAAGCAATTGAGCGACAATTCGACTGTGGGTTCGAATTCTGTTTGTGGTTTCACGATTCGTTTTGCGAATATGAGTCACGATGTCTTTTTATATATTCGTAcgatattgaaacaaaaaaaaaacaagtgcaATCGGGAGACATGATCAAATTCAAGTTTTATACGCATACTTACTGATAATTCTCTTACGAAGCAATAATAAGGCACGTAATTATCATGAATATTTACGTTAATCAATAgacgaaaaataatgaaaactgTTTTTACAGTACTTACCTTTTCCTTTTGCGAACATTTATGACGAGCATCGAACAGAGgaatgataaaaattaatgtttccTTGTTGAATTATCAATAACCTGAGATATAAAATACTGTCGCTGAAATGTAATCGAAGTAATTGAAAACGAATACTTTGTATAAAGTTCGTTTGTACTTCGTggtttaaagtatatttaacaatttcaataaaataaaaaatattagtgTGCAATAATTTCCGGGACAATCGATGGTTGAAGAATTCGCCTTAAAAGAAGAACAGTTAATTatgttttgaaaattgaaatcgcAGAGATAAATGTGTTTGGCACATTATTTATCGCGTGCGGTATAGCATTACACGTATTTGGCTCTAATAAACAGTGTTTATTTGGTATACGTGTAGAGCCTTTTTTAAAAACACAACTGCGTACATATGAACAAATTATAATTAACTATTATAATTCTAAATACGCGACGTATTTCAgcgattttctctctctctctctctctctctctcgctcgctctttctctctacGAATATCTTATCTTGCTATACACTTACATTGATAGATGTAACACATTACCAACTGCCATTAGTATTTATCTAAGTAAGCGAAATACATACTGCCCTTGTATCGTAAAAAGTTGCCTCGAGTGCGTGAAACGTTATTTTAAatcttacctttttttttttgttactgaTCCCTTACGACAGACTTTCACCgtaaacgtgaaaaaaaaaaaacaacacacAAACGGATTTCGAACTGTCGGAAACATCGTTTCTTATGCAGATCCCGCTTGTATCGTGTCGAGG
Proteins encoded in this region:
- the Nat1 gene encoding N-acetyltransferase 1 isoform X2; this encodes MYAQLCKRLSDEAANFEPRKALIESQQGQSTFTLLLLNKCKDEFENRSKASEAFENQDELGPEEEERRQVAKRKMLGNIKFIGELGKLGIVSETILHRCIQQLLEKKRRRGSRGDTAEDIECLCQIMRTCGRILDSDKGRGLMDQYFRRMNLLAESSDLPLRIKFMLRDVIELRRDGWVPRKATSTEGPMPINQIRSDNDESSRGNGFHRQDRLGADFLRKMGRGGLEMDMMGSIPLTSPSFGMPSPFSPNGFSGTSGVGYGRHTQRNQPGYYQNQNRHQNNYQGKHNQQQHNSPQNNSNKEQLRFNKNKMLIEYPEEVSLRPSANSMMFKQTKMNRNVLLNSDLFPGRASELPLLPTSTLKPSSPLLHKELPPAIVIKQGPVDKREKARDRKDKGTSREEILKKVNALMDDLAVHTNTQDAITAFQDLKIPERFLRHAVYTLYSNTLDRGDMERELAAKLVVELEKAEAFTVQQMLEGWKELVSNIPEKESTVPCVASHVAFLTAKAIVDNLIQLTDLVAVTENGQHHPLFLLTLQQLHKSQGKARLTQIFNESKVNLISQLPEADKTKERLAEILEDRELTFLYPLLKIQGDIWRQLEYDPNPNTLYKWIKEKLEPSHHSDSEFINALMNVLLKYITQETILAPGVDPSNVGKAVIDKEKALLDKYARLMRLLFVDIESQVTALHALQAFWFSHNFPKGMLLRWFDGLYRLEVIEEDAYFKWKECVTDAYPGKGKALFEVNGWLTWLDNASTEEESDDHNDDDESNKNDRMQKL